A window of the Bradyrhizobium diazoefficiens genome harbors these coding sequences:
- a CDS encoding extensin-like domain-containing protein, whose translation MTRGVRLYLVGSIVLVSLAGCGRGFFQAEREPWRAEAEAACLKSGAVKESADIVRIEPISGPGMCGAEFPLKVAAIGEGSSSYGFADEELRPPGSIGNQPRWPVKQPQSNYPASGYPQQSNYPESAVRQPSGYGTSSGPVSLSAPGVAPQEDEIDLPPEGTDAAGAARYMNAPSYPARQPGPAPYSQAPAQQPPPRLGPAQGNPVIAVGPVAVKPTATLACPIVSELDRWFADSVQPSAMRWFGARVVEIKQISAYSCRGMNGNSNAHISEHAFGNALDVAAFVLADGRRITVKDGWHGMPEEQGFLRDVQSGACAHFTTVLAPGSNVYHYDHIHVDLMRRASRRLICQPAAVSGEEVAARAQRRNPYANSRDPYVTGSLGAHKSKREKVNEEDEFSDD comes from the coding sequence ATGACGCGCGGAGTTCGTTTGTATCTCGTCGGCTCCATCGTCCTCGTTTCGCTCGCGGGTTGCGGACGCGGCTTTTTCCAGGCCGAACGTGAACCGTGGCGTGCCGAGGCCGAAGCGGCGTGCCTGAAATCGGGCGCCGTGAAGGAAAGTGCCGACATCGTCCGGATCGAACCGATCTCCGGTCCCGGCATGTGCGGCGCCGAGTTTCCGCTGAAAGTCGCCGCCATCGGCGAGGGGTCGAGCAGCTACGGTTTCGCCGATGAGGAGCTGCGCCCGCCCGGCAGCATCGGCAACCAGCCGCGCTGGCCGGTGAAGCAGCCGCAATCGAATTATCCGGCATCCGGCTATCCGCAGCAATCTAACTATCCCGAGAGCGCGGTGCGCCAGCCCTCGGGCTATGGCACGTCCTCCGGCCCGGTGTCGCTCAGCGCGCCCGGCGTGGCGCCGCAGGAAGACGAGATCGACTTGCCGCCCGAGGGCACCGATGCCGCGGGCGCCGCGCGCTACATGAATGCGCCGAGCTATCCGGCGCGGCAGCCCGGTCCGGCACCTTATTCGCAAGCGCCCGCGCAACAGCCGCCGCCGCGGCTAGGTCCCGCGCAGGGCAATCCCGTTATCGCCGTCGGTCCCGTCGCGGTGAAGCCGACCGCGACGCTGGCCTGTCCAATCGTCTCCGAGCTCGACCGCTGGTTTGCCGACAGCGTGCAGCCTTCGGCGATGCGCTGGTTCGGGGCCCGCGTGGTTGAGATCAAGCAGATCTCCGCCTATTCCTGCCGTGGCATGAACGGCAACTCCAACGCCCATATTTCGGAGCATGCCTTCGGCAATGCGCTCGACGTCGCTGCCTTCGTGCTCGCCGACGGCCGCCGCATCACCGTGAAGGACGGCTGGCACGGCATGCCGGAAGAGCAGGGGTTTTTGCGGGACGTGCAATCCGGCGCGTGCGCGCATTTCACCACCGTGCTCGCGCCGGGCTCGAACGTCTATCACTACGATCACATCCACGTCGATCTGATGCGCCGCGCCAGCCGCCGCCTGATCTGCCAGCCGGCCGCGGTCTCCGGCGAGGAAGTCGCCGCGCGCGCGCAGCGGCGCAATCCTTACGCGAACTCGCGCGATCCCTACGTCACCGGCTCGCTCGGCGCGCACAAGAGCAAGCGCGAGAAGGTCAACGAGGAAGACGAGTTCTCGGACGATTAG
- a CDS encoding DUF2147 domain-containing protein translates to MNKLTIAAALFLASTAVAQAGNSISFQIEGQRVRIETPRNCASLDCVTIVAPGLSNKPIKLNNINLNGLGGSKDDDDTTPSTTTAKPAPAPVQQQPVQQAPVQATVPAAPAIAPAAPTTVAAAPSVDTTTQPAPVAGPAPVAAAPAYAPAPAPAPIAPVQAANTPVGVWATEENKGNVRVEQCGTNLCGYAEKTNERILINMKPDGAKWSGRIHDPDSGRNYDSTIAMKGPNAMRVQGCAFGGMFCGGQTWKRVS, encoded by the coding sequence ATGAACAAGCTCACCATCGCCGCCGCGCTCTTCCTCGCCTCGACCGCCGTCGCGCAGGCCGGCAATTCGATCTCGTTCCAGATCGAAGGCCAGCGCGTCCGCATCGAGACGCCGCGCAACTGCGCCTCGCTCGATTGCGTCACCATCGTGGCGCCCGGCCTGTCGAACAAGCCGATCAAGCTGAACAACATCAACCTCAATGGCCTTGGCGGCTCCAAGGACGATGACGACACCACGCCAAGCACGACGACGGCAAAGCCCGCGCCGGCTCCGGTGCAGCAGCAGCCGGTGCAACAGGCGCCGGTGCAGGCCACCGTTCCGGCAGCCCCCGCCATTGCGCCCGCCGCTCCGACAACCGTTGCCGCAGCGCCCTCCGTCGACACGACCACGCAGCCTGCGCCGGTTGCCGGTCCCGCGCCGGTCGCCGCTGCGCCTGCTTATGCGCCGGCTCCGGCACCTGCTCCCATCGCGCCCGTGCAGGCCGCGAACACGCCGGTCGGCGTGTGGGCGACCGAAGAGAACAAAGGCAACGTCCGCGTCGAACAGTGCGGCACCAATCTCTGCGGCTATGCCGAGAAGACCAACGAGCGCATCCTGATCAACATGAAGCCCGACGGCGCCAAGTGGAGCGGCCGCATCCACGATCCCGACTCCGGCCGCAACTACGACTCGACCATCGCCATGAAAGGCCCGAATGCGATGCGCGTGCAGGGCTGCGCCTTCGGCGGCATGTTCTGCGGCGGCCAGACCTGGAAGCGGGTCAGCTGA
- a CDS encoding FecR family protein, whose amino-acid sequence MVAWRRIVFALPLLVLPLGGADSACASDAIELAQAQPQAQPTPAPPPAPSASPTPTADAQPAAVEPIGNVATVTGIATVIRDKNSYPLKVRDDIYLNDVVQTSSNSSLGITFNDATTFNLSASAKITIDNYVYEDGGKQNSAIFDIGKGTVAFVAAAVAKTGDMKIATPTATLGIRGTTGVVDVPENAAANSANNVNIKLYPDADGRVGHIDVNDRTSGTRLGALTQASSGFAIQPGAGGPGGMRFAAVPITIPPQQIARDRGFVSQVHAAQTTGRQIVTEQRDFRRANPAAISRIPRPAQPPQQQQLRPNTAPSQQPQRPNGQPGQNNRPGQQPGTPNRQRTQQPQRQGQGGATQPGTSRAGQGQQQGTGQPAGQPRTGQGRPPTQPQRSGQSPQAPGSATPQPQTPRNGLQPGTQPTAQPQQGAAPRQPGFQQRLPAAQRPAAPRKPAPAPAPKEKRKR is encoded by the coding sequence ATGGTGGCTTGGCGCCGCATCGTGTTTGCTTTGCCGCTGCTGGTGCTGCCGCTGGGCGGCGCCGATAGCGCGTGCGCATCGGATGCGATCGAGCTCGCGCAAGCACAGCCGCAGGCACAACCGACGCCCGCGCCCCCGCCGGCCCCATCAGCCTCGCCGACGCCAACTGCCGATGCGCAGCCCGCTGCCGTCGAGCCGATCGGCAATGTCGCGACGGTGACGGGGATTGCGACCGTGATCCGCGACAAAAACTCCTATCCGCTGAAAGTCCGCGACGACATCTATCTCAACGACGTCGTGCAGACGTCCTCGAATTCCTCGCTCGGCATCACCTTCAACGACGCCACTACGTTCAATCTCTCCGCCAGCGCCAAGATCACCATCGACAATTACGTCTATGAGGACGGCGGCAAGCAGAATTCGGCGATCTTCGACATCGGCAAGGGCACGGTCGCCTTCGTCGCGGCGGCCGTGGCGAAGACAGGTGACATGAAGATCGCAACGCCGACCGCGACGCTCGGCATTCGCGGCACCACTGGCGTCGTCGACGTGCCCGAGAACGCGGCCGCGAACAGCGCCAACAACGTCAACATCAAGCTCTATCCCGACGCCGACGGCCGGGTCGGCCACATCGACGTCAACGACCGCACCAGCGGCACGCGGCTCGGTGCGCTGACGCAAGCCTCAAGCGGCTTTGCGATCCAGCCCGGTGCAGGCGGCCCGGGCGGCATGCGCTTCGCCGCGGTGCCGATCACGATCCCGCCGCAGCAGATCGCGCGCGACCGCGGCTTCGTCAGCCAGGTGCATGCGGCGCAGACCACCGGCCGGCAGATCGTCACCGAGCAGCGCGACTTCCGCCGCGCCAATCCGGCCGCGATCAGCCGGATTCCGCGACCGGCGCAGCCGCCGCAGCAACAGCAATTGCGTCCGAACACGGCGCCGAGCCAGCAGCCGCAGCGGCCGAATGGCCAGCCCGGTCAGAACAACCGTCCGGGTCAGCAGCCGGGAACGCCGAACCGCCAGCGGACGCAACAGCCGCAGCGCCAGGGACAAGGCGGCGCCACGCAGCCGGGCACATCGCGCGCGGGCCAAGGTCAGCAGCAGGGCACGGGACAGCCGGCCGGCCAGCCGCGCACCGGACAAGGCAGGCCGCCGACACAGCCACAGCGCAGCGGACAATCTCCGCAAGCGCCCGGCAGCGCCACGCCACAACCGCAAACACCGCGCAACGGATTGCAGCCCGGTACACAGCCGACCGCGCAACCGCAACAAGGCGCCGCGCCACGCCAGCCCGGCTTCCAGCAGCGCCTGCCCGCCGCACAACGCCCCGCCGCGCCGCGCAAGCCTGCGCCAGCTCCGGCGCCGAAGGAAAAGAGGAAGCGATAG
- a CDS encoding NUDIX hydrolase, whose product MARAPVMAAGGIVLRRGGPPLVAIVRQRKRNEWVLPKGKLDDGETPKQAAHREVLEETGHEVAIHEFLGTLVYQSGGRSKVAHFWRMEAAGGQVRKLMNDIKAVDWVSLDDALARLSREYERAFLTQVGPIAIAAAGLASSAAPEPTPTLAADDIDAALRTLTPAEAVSVDELQHGLLQKVRAWLRGEA is encoded by the coding sequence ATGGCGCGGGCGCCTGTGATGGCGGCGGGTGGTATTGTGCTGCGGCGTGGTGGGCCGCCGCTGGTCGCGATCGTGCGCCAGCGCAAACGCAACGAGTGGGTTTTGCCCAAGGGCAAGCTCGACGACGGCGAAACGCCGAAACAGGCCGCGCACCGCGAGGTGCTGGAGGAGACCGGCCACGAGGTCGCCATCCATGAATTTCTGGGCACGCTCGTCTATCAGTCAGGTGGCCGATCCAAGGTCGCGCATTTCTGGCGCATGGAAGCCGCGGGCGGCCAGGTCCGCAAGCTCATGAACGACATCAAGGCGGTCGACTGGGTATCGCTGGACGACGCGCTCGCGCGCCTGTCGCGCGAATATGAGCGCGCCTTCCTCACCCAGGTCGGCCCGATCGCGATCGCCGCGGCCGGCCTCGCATCGTCCGCCGCGCCGGAGCCGACGCCAACATTGGCCGCCGATGACATCGATGCCGCGTTGCGGACGCTGACACCGGCTGAGGCTGTCTCCGTCGACGAACTGCAGCACGGCCTGCTGCAAAAGGTGCGGGCCTGGCTGCGCGGCGAGGCGTGA
- the asd gene encoding archaetidylserine decarboxylase (Phosphatidylserine decarboxylase is synthesized as a single chain precursor. Generation of the pyruvoyl active site from a Ser is coupled to cleavage of a Gly-Ser bond between the larger (beta) and smaller (alpha chains). It is an integral membrane protein.), protein MTVKALIASFTQQEDLNFLLTNRIPRAALTRFMGWFSKIENPLVRDGSIALWKLFSDLDLSEAKKDHFRSLHDCFTRELKPGLRPFDPDSSVVASPSDGIVGAHGRIADTELFQVKGAPYSLLDLLGDPTLVEQHRNGSFVTLRLTSSMYHRFHAPYDAHIERVTLIHGDVWNVNPIALKRVERLFCKNERAVIRTHLSTGEAVTLVPVAAILVASIRLHFLDMVLNAQTKGPVNFPCDVNVAKGEELGWFEHGSTIIILAPGDFTFCDGIGEGTRIRAGQALLRKI, encoded by the coding sequence ATGACAGTCAAAGCCCTCATCGCCTCTTTCACCCAGCAGGAAGACCTCAACTTCCTGTTGACCAACCGCATCCCTCGCGCGGCGCTGACCCGCTTCATGGGCTGGTTCTCCAAGATCGAGAACCCGCTGGTGCGGGACGGCTCCATCGCGCTGTGGAAGCTGTTCTCCGACCTCGATCTGTCGGAGGCGAAGAAAGACCATTTCAGGAGCCTGCACGATTGCTTCACTCGTGAGCTCAAGCCCGGCCTGCGGCCGTTTGATCCCGATTCTTCGGTGGTCGCCAGCCCATCGGACGGCATCGTCGGCGCCCATGGCAGGATAGCCGACACCGAGCTGTTCCAGGTCAAGGGCGCGCCCTATTCGCTGCTCGATCTGCTTGGCGACCCCACGCTCGTTGAGCAGCACCGCAACGGCTCTTTCGTGACGCTGCGGCTGACCTCGAGCATGTATCATCGCTTCCACGCGCCGTACGATGCGCATATCGAACGCGTCACGCTGATCCATGGCGACGTCTGGAACGTCAACCCGATCGCGCTGAAGCGGGTCGAGCGCCTGTTCTGCAAGAACGAGCGGGCGGTGATCCGCACGCATTTGTCGACCGGCGAGGCCGTCACGCTGGTGCCGGTCGCAGCGATCCTGGTCGCCAGCATCCGGTTGCACTTCCTCGACATGGTGCTGAATGCCCAGACGAAAGGCCCGGTCAATTTCCCCTGCGACGTCAACGTGGCCAAGGGCGAGGAGCTCGGCTGGTTCGAGCATGGCTCGACCATCATCATTCTCGCGCCCGGCGATTTTACCTTCTGCGACGGGATCGGCGAAGGGACGCGCATCCGCGCCGGTCAAGCGCTGCTGAGGAAAATCTAG
- a CDS encoding aminotransferase class III-fold pyridoxal phosphate-dependent enzyme: METTLPILSFSVAAAASAVAVFPKLKARIALSRAKHRSLAGHSKMSRRVAKLLPFYEFEGDKYFGCDGAPANVVMQRKEAFFRLARIYADRYAKGRAMTKEAAETISDLNFTETYRVPFQFSRLVREHLGTSTFMESSSGVTVTDVDGNTSYDLTGSYGVNIFGNDFYKECIEGSEKRAHALGPVLGPYHPVILENVQRLCQISGLDEVSFHMSGTEAVMQAVRLARYHTKRTHLVRFAGAYHGWWGDVQPGVGNPISAHETYTLAEMSEKTLHVLRTRKDIACVLVNPLQGLHPNGNAPGDSSLVDSSRGGNFDRAAYTAWLKQLRAVCDQRGIVLIFDEVFVGFRLAAGGAQEYFGVKADMVTYGKSLAGGLPVGVVCGKKDLMRRFRDDRPADICFARGTFNSHPYVMTAMDEFLSRLASPNFRAIYDGLDATWNGRAQKLNQMMTDADLPVRFANFSSIWTVKYTTPSRYNWMLQYYLRAEGLSLSWVGTGRLIFSLNYTDADFSEVADRFVRAAEKMKADGFWWHDGALTNKNIKRQILKEMLAKRLGR; encoded by the coding sequence ATGGAAACGACACTCCCGATTCTCTCATTTTCCGTGGCCGCCGCAGCGTCTGCTGTCGCCGTCTTCCCGAAGCTGAAAGCGCGCATCGCACTGTCCCGCGCCAAGCACCGCTCGCTCGCCGGACACTCCAAGATGTCGCGCCGGGTGGCCAAGCTGCTCCCGTTCTACGAGTTCGAAGGCGACAAGTATTTCGGCTGCGACGGCGCGCCGGCGAATGTGGTGATGCAGCGCAAGGAAGCCTTCTTCCGCCTCGCGCGCATCTACGCCGATCGCTATGCCAAGGGCCGCGCGATGACGAAGGAGGCGGCTGAGACAATCTCCGACCTCAACTTCACCGAAACCTACCGCGTGCCGTTCCAGTTCTCGCGTCTCGTTCGCGAGCATCTGGGCACCTCGACCTTCATGGAGTCGTCGAGCGGCGTCACCGTCACGGATGTCGACGGCAACACGTCCTACGATCTCACCGGGTCCTACGGCGTCAACATCTTCGGCAACGACTTCTACAAGGAGTGCATCGAGGGCTCCGAGAAGCGGGCGCACGCGCTCGGACCGGTGCTCGGCCCCTACCACCCCGTCATCCTCGAGAACGTGCAGCGGCTCTGCCAGATCTCGGGCCTCGACGAGGTCTCGTTCCACATGTCCGGCACCGAAGCGGTGATGCAGGCGGTGCGGCTTGCGCGCTACCACACCAAGCGCACGCATCTCGTCCGTTTCGCCGGCGCCTATCACGGCTGGTGGGGCGACGTGCAGCCCGGCGTCGGCAATCCGATCAGTGCACACGAGACCTACACCCTCGCCGAGATGTCCGAGAAGACCCTTCACGTGCTGCGCACGCGCAAGGACATTGCCTGCGTGCTGGTCAATCCGCTGCAAGGCTTGCATCCGAACGGCAACGCGCCCGGCGATTCCTCGCTGGTCGACTCGTCCCGCGGCGGCAATTTCGATCGCGCGGCCTACACCGCGTGGCTGAAGCAGCTGCGCGCGGTCTGCGACCAACGCGGCATCGTGCTGATCTTCGACGAGGTGTTCGTCGGTTTCCGTCTCGCTGCCGGCGGCGCTCAGGAATACTTCGGCGTCAAGGCCGACATGGTGACCTACGGCAAGAGCCTCGCCGGTGGTTTGCCGGTCGGCGTGGTCTGCGGCAAGAAGGACCTGATGCGCCGCTTCCGCGACGATCGTCCTGCAGACATTTGCTTCGCCCGCGGCACCTTCAACTCGCATCCCTACGTCATGACGGCGATGGACGAGTTCCTGAGCCGGCTCGCCAGCCCGAACTTCCGCGCCATCTATGACGGGCTGGACGCGACCTGGAACGGCCGCGCGCAAAAGCTCAACCAGATGATGACCGATGCCGACCTGCCGGTCCGGTTCGCCAACTTCTCGTCGATCTGGACGGTGAAATACACCACCCCGTCCCGCTACAACTGGATGCTGCAATACTACCTGCGTGCCGAAGGCCTCTCGCTGAGTTGGGTCGGCACCGGGCGCCTGATCTTCAGCCTGAACTACACCGACGCAGACTTCAGCGAAGTCGCCGACCGCTTCGTCCGCGCCGCCGAGAAGATGAAAGCCGACGGCTTCTGGTGGCACGATGGTGCGCTCACCAACAAGAACATCAAGCGGCAGATCCTGAAAGAGATGCTGGCCAAGCGGTTGGGGCGCTGA
- a CDS encoding class I SAM-dependent methyltransferase — protein sequence MAKIMNLDGTQQLDLTRGTVEQAYDRWAPVYDLVFGGVFAKGRQAAIAATNKIGGRVLEVGVGTGISLPLYAPNLRIFGTDISEAMLDKARRRVSEGNLKNVEGLAVMDAEKLEFPDNSFDVVMAQYVVTAVPNPETALDEFARVLRPGGELIILTRVSADTGMRRFIEQKLQPVVRPLGFRTAEFAWSRYAKWLAGANGIELAERRLIPPLGHFSLVRFRKVDVAKAA from the coding sequence ATGGCTAAGATCATGAACCTTGACGGCACCCAGCAGCTCGACCTCACCCGTGGCACGGTCGAGCAGGCCTATGATCGCTGGGCGCCCGTTTACGATCTCGTGTTCGGCGGTGTGTTCGCCAAGGGCCGTCAGGCCGCGATCGCAGCCACCAACAAGATCGGCGGGCGCGTGCTCGAGGTCGGCGTCGGCACCGGCATCTCGCTGCCGCTCTATGCCCCAAACCTGCGCATCTTCGGCACCGACATTTCGGAAGCGATGCTCGACAAGGCGCGCCGCCGCGTCAGCGAGGGCAATCTGAAGAACGTCGAGGGTCTCGCGGTGATGGACGCCGAGAAGCTCGAATTCCCCGACAATTCCTTCGACGTCGTGATGGCGCAGTACGTCGTCACCGCGGTGCCGAATCCGGAGACGGCGCTCGATGAATTCGCCCGCGTGCTGCGTCCGGGCGGCGAGCTGATCATTCTCACCCGCGTCAGCGCCGACACCGGCATGCGCCGCTTCATCGAGCAGAAGCTCCAGCCGGTGGTGCGTCCGCTCGGCTTCCGCACCGCCGAGTTCGCCTGGTCGCGCTACGCCAAGTGGCTGGCCGGCGCCAACGGCATCGAGCTTGCCGAGCGCCGCCTGATTCCGCCGCTGGGTCATTTCTCGCTGGTGCGCTTCCGCAAGGTCGACGTCGCCAAGGCAGCCTGA
- a CDS encoding glycosyltransferase family 4 protein, protein MRVLIATDAWHPQVNGVVRTLTSLAAAAKALDVEIDFLTPEGFRSWPLPTYPGLRIALPSGKEIARRIEKAAPEALHIATEGPIGWAARAYCRRNGLAFTTSYTTRFPEYVSVRTGIPDAVGYAVLRHFHDAAAMTMVATPSLRQELSGRGFKRLGFWGRGVNTELFHPDSPAELDLPRPIFMTMGRVAVEKNLEAFLALDLPGTKVVVGDGPQKAALEKKYPDVVFLGEKKGADLTAHLAAADVFVFPSLTDTFGVVQLEALACGTPVAAFPVTGPKDVIADHPIGAIDNDLRAACLRALSMSRETCRNFALERSWENSARQFVGNLTSLQPSRVLRASPRMARRPVRG, encoded by the coding sequence ATGCGGGTATTAATCGCGACTGACGCCTGGCATCCGCAGGTCAACGGTGTGGTCCGGACGTTGACCTCGCTGGCCGCCGCCGCCAAGGCCCTCGATGTCGAGATCGACTTCCTGACGCCGGAGGGCTTCCGGTCCTGGCCGCTGCCGACCTATCCGGGCCTGCGCATCGCGCTGCCGAGTGGCAAAGAGATCGCGCGGCGGATCGAGAAGGCCGCGCCGGAAGCGTTGCATATCGCAACCGAGGGCCCGATCGGCTGGGCCGCGCGCGCCTATTGCCGTCGCAATGGGCTTGCCTTCACCACCTCCTACACGACGCGCTTTCCGGAATACGTCTCGGTGCGGACCGGCATTCCCGATGCCGTCGGCTACGCCGTGCTGCGCCACTTCCACGATGCTGCCGCCATGACCATGGTGGCGACGCCGTCGCTGCGGCAGGAGCTCTCAGGCCGCGGCTTCAAGCGGCTCGGCTTCTGGGGGCGCGGCGTCAACACCGAGCTGTTCCATCCTGATTCCCCGGCCGAGCTGGACCTGCCGCGACCGATCTTCATGACGATGGGCCGCGTCGCGGTGGAGAAGAATCTTGAGGCGTTCCTCGCACTCGATCTGCCCGGCACCAAGGTCGTCGTCGGCGATGGTCCGCAGAAGGCGGCGCTCGAGAAGAAATATCCCGACGTGGTCTTCCTCGGCGAGAAGAAGGGCGCGGACCTGACCGCGCATCTCGCCGCTGCCGATGTGTTCGTATTCCCGAGTCTCACCGACACGTTCGGCGTGGTGCAACTCGAAGCGCTCGCCTGCGGCACGCCGGTTGCGGCGTTTCCGGTAACGGGACCGAAGGACGTCATTGCCGATCACCCGATCGGCGCGATCGACAACGATCTGCGCGCCGCATGCTTGCGCGCACTCTCAATGTCGCGCGAGACCTGCCGCAACTTCGCGCTGGAGCGCTCCTGGGAGAACAGCGCGCGCCAGTTCGTCGGCAACCTCACTTCACTCCAGCCCAGCCGCGTCCTGCGCGCCTCGCCTCGCATGGCGCGGCGGCCGGTGCGCGGCTGA